The following coding sequences are from one Granulicella arctica window:
- a CDS encoding 3-hydroxyacyl-CoA dehydrogenase/enoyl-CoA hydratase family protein: MPTSNTPARQIRKVAVLGAGTMGSRIAAHIANAGVPVVLLDIVPPGTAADAPKAVRDKIVLGALDGLKKAKPAAFYTADSARLLTLGNFEDDLALIADCDWIIEVVAENLDIKHALLERVQQHRRPGTILTTNTSGIPIASIAAGLSDEAKPHFFGTHFFNPPRYMRLLEIIPAAATDAADVATVAHFCDQRLGKAVVRSHDTPNFIANRIGTFSMGNAIRLMMAQGLSIEEVDTLTGSALGWPKTGTFRLGDLVGVDVLAHVATNFSAQAASIHDERQDVALAPFIAKMLENKWLGDKTQQGFYKKAGRDEQGRDQRDFLDWQTLEYKPSTRPKFPAIEMAKNVEQTGARIAQLLHADPSHDRAAAFYWPLLTELFTYAANRVPEIADNIVEIDTAMKTGFNWELGPFEMMDAAGVRATTEKMRTAGLPIAANVEKLLAYPHALSEPGPTWYKDDPTTPSGRQYFDPVSSSYKPVPVAEGVSSLAVIKKQRGVVRKNAGASVVDLGNGVAAIEFHSKMNALGDDIVNLITQTLKPGSQQVADFEAFVITGDAANFSVGANLMQLLLTVQEEEWDEVELAVRAFQNMTQVIKFCPRPVVVAPYGMCLGGGVEISLHAAARQPHAELYMGLVEAGVGLIPGGGGCKEMVLRSIEAGSSIRPDARGEGVEIFEALKKNFETIAKATVSTSAAEARGLGFLRPSDSITINRERLLTDAKLKARVLADAGYAAPVPRTDIPAPGENALATLKLAVWTMREGQYISDHDAKVANWVAYALCGGAVTPGTPVSEQYLLDLEREAFLSLCGEKKTQERIAFTLKTGKPLRN; this comes from the coding sequence ATGCCGACCAGCAACACTCCAGCCAGACAGATTCGCAAAGTCGCCGTTCTCGGAGCCGGGACGATGGGCTCCCGCATCGCCGCCCATATTGCCAACGCTGGGGTGCCGGTTGTTCTGCTGGATATTGTTCCTCCGGGCACGGCTGCGGATGCGCCGAAGGCTGTGCGGGACAAGATCGTCCTCGGCGCGCTCGACGGGCTTAAGAAGGCCAAGCCTGCTGCGTTCTATACGGCTGATTCCGCGCGACTCCTGACGCTCGGCAACTTTGAGGATGATCTCGCGCTGATTGCCGACTGCGACTGGATCATCGAGGTCGTTGCTGAGAACCTCGACATCAAACATGCGCTGCTTGAGCGAGTCCAGCAGCATCGGCGTCCCGGTACAATCCTCACGACGAATACGAGCGGCATCCCCATCGCGAGTATTGCTGCCGGGCTCTCGGACGAGGCGAAGCCGCATTTCTTCGGCACACATTTCTTCAATCCGCCGCGCTATATGCGGCTGCTCGAGATCATTCCTGCGGCGGCGACGGATGCAGCCGATGTAGCCACGGTCGCTCATTTCTGCGACCAACGACTGGGTAAGGCCGTCGTTCGCTCGCACGATACGCCGAACTTCATCGCCAACCGCATTGGCACCTTTTCGATGGGCAATGCGATTCGCCTGATGATGGCGCAGGGCTTATCCATCGAGGAGGTCGATACGCTGACGGGTTCGGCGCTGGGCTGGCCGAAGACGGGGACCTTTCGCCTGGGCGATTTGGTCGGCGTGGATGTGTTGGCGCATGTTGCTACGAACTTTTCGGCGCAGGCTGCGTCGATCCACGATGAGCGGCAGGATGTTGCGCTCGCGCCGTTCATTGCGAAGATGCTGGAGAACAAGTGGCTCGGCGATAAGACGCAGCAGGGCTTCTACAAGAAGGCGGGCCGGGACGAGCAGGGGCGTGATCAGCGCGATTTCCTCGACTGGCAGACGCTGGAGTACAAGCCGTCGACGCGGCCTAAATTTCCGGCGATCGAGATGGCGAAGAACGTCGAGCAGACGGGTGCGCGGATTGCTCAGCTTCTCCATGCTGACCCCAGCCATGATCGCGCCGCCGCCTTTTACTGGCCGCTACTGACGGAGCTGTTTACCTATGCGGCGAATCGCGTGCCGGAGATCGCGGACAATATCGTCGAGATCGACACGGCGATGAAGACGGGCTTCAACTGGGAGCTTGGGCCGTTCGAGATGATGGATGCCGCCGGTGTGCGAGCAACGACGGAGAAGATGCGGACTGCGGGGCTTCCTATCGCTGCGAACGTCGAAAAGCTGCTGGCCTATCCGCATGCGCTCAGTGAGCCGGGGCCGACCTGGTACAAGGATGATCCGACGACACCGAGCGGGCGGCAGTACTTCGATCCGGTCAGTAGTAGCTATAAGCCGGTTCCGGTGGCTGAGGGTGTCTCGAGTCTTGCTGTGATTAAGAAGCAGCGCGGAGTGGTTCGTAAGAATGCCGGGGCGTCGGTCGTCGATCTTGGCAATGGGGTTGCGGCGATTGAGTTCCACTCGAAGATGAATGCGCTCGGCGACGACATTGTGAACCTCATCACGCAGACGCTGAAGCCGGGGAGTCAGCAGGTCGCTGACTTTGAAGCCTTCGTTATTACAGGCGATGCAGCGAACTTCTCCGTTGGGGCGAACCTGATGCAGCTTCTGCTGACGGTGCAGGAGGAGGAGTGGGACGAGGTCGAGCTGGCCGTCCGTGCCTTCCAGAACATGACTCAGGTGATCAAGTTTTGTCCGCGCCCGGTCGTCGTTGCGCCGTATGGGATGTGTCTGGGTGGTGGCGTTGAGATCAGCCTGCACGCCGCTGCTCGCCAGCCGCATGCGGAGCTTTATATGGGGTTGGTCGAGGCGGGAGTTGGTCTGATTCCCGGCGGCGGCGGCTGCAAGGAGATGGTGTTGCGCTCGATCGAGGCTGGGTCGAGTATCCGGCCTGATGCGCGGGGCGAGGGGGTCGAAATATTCGAGGCGCTCAAGAAGAACTTCGAGACGATTGCTAAGGCTACTGTCTCCACCTCGGCTGCTGAGGCGCGGGGGCTGGGCTTTCTGCGTCCTTCGGACAGCATCACCATCAACCGTGAACGGCTGCTGACGGATGCGAAGCTGAAGGCTCGCGTGTTGGCGGATGCAGGATATGCGGCGCCTGTACCGCGTACAGATATTCCTGCTCCGGGTGAGAATGCGCTGGCTACGCTGAAGCTGGCAGTGTGGACGATGCGAGAGGGGCAGTACATTTCTGACCATGATGCGAAGGTCGCTAACTGGGTGGCGTATGCGCTCTGCGGTGGCGCGGTGACGCCGGGTACGCCGGTGAGCGAGCAGTACCTTCTCGATCTCGAACGGGAGGCATTCCTCTCACTCTGCGGCGAGAAGAAGACGCAGGAGCGTATCGCCTTTACGCTCAAGACCGGCAAGCCGCTGAGGAACTAA
- a CDS encoding protease pro-enzyme activation domain-containing protein, whose amino-acid sequence MRSRSMFLLLVLAFLALTAGFTTSSQAAVQNRIAGEVTEGSRVALTHTVSPKASHAMDLGAAPSSLPLQGMTLRFSMTTAQHAALSQLLIDQQNPSSSRYHQWLTPQQFGAQFGLSAADITKVSSWLTSQGFTITSVANSSTFIRFSGTVSQADQAFGTTIHKLSLDGEQHISNLTEPALPAAIAGVVENISGLDDFKLKPHLRVRAVTSRSTSTAHPKDTIDTTAGVEHFISPGDFYVIYDLNPLLTASTPINGSGVTIAVMGQVDISLTDIAAFRTASGLSTNAPTITTYGTDPGSPTTACLADPAPSTCTVTGGDLDESELDVEWAGATAPSANIVFVNSTDVIGISLVDSIDNNLAPIMTVSYGGCEVHDFSTGAMNSLNEYFQQANAQGITVVGPAGDTGATDCDDSDTTEPPSATLGLAVDFPASSPFVTAVGGTEFSEGADTAGQYWNNSTTNTSTTSALSYIPETVWNDTAAEIASSPTNASFSAGGGGASVVFSKPTWQTGTGVPSDGQRDVPDLAFNASADHDAYLVCAQDSCQGGTYFVQSGTDAGEFNAFGGTSVSTPSFAGILALVEQKLGGSRIGNANPYIYALANGSSYSSIFHDVTTGNNDSPCTKGSTDCPNGGSIGFSAGVGYDQASGWGSLDVSNFANSFSSVVTALPNATSITVTNSPSIPALNQTVTFTATVAHTSGTATPTGTVTFTVDNAATSTSETLSSSGTATFSTAFTTSGSHIIYSSYSGDSNYYGSSTTTTITSGTVPTGSISLSASPATISIASGGSISSTITITSAGGYAGTVDLTAVASTLNGTFEFLSNSSPVTSVTVPAGGSTAVTFTVSSVTAATKGAGKLNRSSGVSNLVVGGGATLAGLLLFGFTGTRRRRWPAVFSLLAFTALIAGMGCSSSSTTTTTTGAGTYTITITGADSVTPSTITASTNLTVTIQ is encoded by the coding sequence ATGCGCAGTCGTTCGATGTTCCTCCTCCTCGTTCTCGCCTTTCTCGCCCTTACCGCCGGATTTACCACCTCCAGCCAAGCCGCTGTGCAGAACCGCATCGCCGGTGAGGTGACGGAGGGTAGCCGTGTCGCTCTGACCCATACGGTCTCCCCGAAGGCGTCGCACGCGATGGATTTGGGCGCTGCGCCCTCTTCGCTCCCCTTACAGGGGATGACCCTGCGCTTCAGCATGACCACGGCTCAACACGCAGCGCTTAGCCAGCTCCTGATTGACCAGCAGAATCCCAGCTCCTCGCGCTATCACCAGTGGTTGACGCCGCAGCAGTTTGGCGCGCAGTTTGGCCTCAGCGCCGCGGATATCACGAAGGTTTCATCCTGGCTGACCTCGCAGGGGTTCACGATTACCAGCGTCGCGAACAGCTCTACCTTTATTCGGTTTTCTGGTACCGTTTCGCAAGCGGATCAGGCATTCGGCACGACCATTCATAAGCTCTCTCTCGACGGTGAACAGCATATCTCCAACCTGACTGAGCCAGCCCTTCCGGCGGCTATCGCGGGTGTCGTCGAGAATATTTCCGGTCTCGATGATTTCAAGCTCAAGCCGCACCTGCGTGTCCGTGCGGTTACGAGCCGTTCCACGAGCACAGCGCATCCCAAAGACACGATTGACACGACTGCCGGAGTTGAGCATTTCATCTCTCCCGGCGACTTCTATGTCATTTACGATTTGAATCCCCTGTTGACCGCTTCGACGCCGATTAACGGCTCTGGAGTCACTATTGCGGTCATGGGGCAGGTCGATATCAGTCTCACCGATATCGCTGCCTTTCGTACAGCCTCGGGCCTCAGCACGAACGCCCCTACCATCACGACCTATGGAACGGATCCCGGCTCGCCTACTACGGCATGTCTCGCCGATCCCGCTCCCAGCACTTGCACGGTCACGGGTGGCGATCTCGACGAATCGGAGCTTGACGTCGAATGGGCCGGTGCTACCGCACCCTCGGCTAACATCGTCTTCGTCAATTCGACGGATGTCATCGGCATCTCCCTCGTTGATTCCATTGACAACAACCTTGCTCCTATCATGACCGTCAGCTATGGCGGCTGCGAGGTACACGACTTCTCAACCGGTGCGATGAACTCGCTCAATGAATACTTCCAACAGGCGAACGCCCAAGGAATCACGGTCGTTGGTCCTGCCGGTGACACCGGTGCCACCGATTGTGATGATTCCGATACCACCGAGCCTCCGAGTGCCACGCTTGGCCTCGCCGTTGACTTTCCTGCAAGCTCTCCTTTTGTGACTGCTGTAGGCGGAACCGAGTTCAGCGAAGGTGCTGATACGGCAGGACAATATTGGAACAACTCCACGACGAATACATCGACGACCTCGGCACTGTCGTACATTCCTGAGACGGTTTGGAACGATACGGCTGCGGAGATCGCTTCCAGCCCGACGAACGCTTCATTCAGCGCGGGCGGAGGTGGTGCCAGCGTGGTCTTTTCAAAGCCCACATGGCAAACTGGAACCGGCGTTCCCAGTGACGGCCAGCGTGATGTTCCCGACCTTGCATTCAACGCCTCTGCGGATCACGACGCCTACCTTGTCTGCGCACAGGACTCTTGCCAGGGAGGGACTTACTTTGTTCAAAGTGGAACTGACGCAGGCGAGTTCAATGCCTTTGGCGGAACCTCCGTCTCCACCCCATCCTTTGCCGGTATCCTTGCCCTGGTGGAGCAGAAACTTGGCGGATCGCGTATCGGCAATGCCAACCCTTACATCTACGCCCTTGCTAATGGAAGTTCCTACTCCTCCATCTTTCACGATGTCACTACGGGGAACAACGACAGCCCCTGCACGAAGGGTTCAACTGACTGCCCGAACGGCGGAAGCATCGGCTTCAGTGCCGGCGTTGGCTACGATCAGGCTAGCGGTTGGGGCAGCCTGGACGTCTCCAACTTTGCCAATAGTTTCTCGTCTGTAGTCACGGCTCTTCCAAACGCTACGTCTATAACGGTCACGAATTCGCCGTCCATTCCCGCCCTCAACCAGACCGTTACCTTTACTGCTACGGTTGCGCACACCTCAGGGACTGCGACTCCTACTGGTACGGTCACCTTCACGGTCGACAATGCCGCGACCTCAACCTCAGAGACGCTTAGCTCCTCAGGGACGGCTACTTTCTCCACGGCATTTACTACCAGCGGATCGCACATCATTTACTCGTCATACTCGGGTGACAGCAACTACTATGGTTCCTCTACAACGACGACCATCACCTCAGGAACAGTGCCTACCGGCTCCATTAGTCTGAGCGCGTCACCCGCTACGATTTCCATCGCCAGCGGTGGAAGTATCAGCTCCACGATCACAATCACTTCTGCAGGTGGTTATGCAGGAACAGTCGACCTAACCGCAGTAGCATCTACTCTCAACGGAACGTTTGAGTTTTTGTCTAATAGCTCGCCGGTTACGTCGGTCACGGTTCCTGCTGGTGGTAGTACAGCTGTAACCTTCACCGTCAGCTCTGTTACTGCTGCAACTAAAGGGGCAGGCAAGCTGAATAGAAGCAGCGGGGTGAGCAACCTGGTAGTGGGCGGCGGAGCAACGTTGGCCGGACTTCTGCTCTTTGGATTTACCGGCACGCGCCGCAGACGTTGGCCAGCTGTCTTCAGCTTGCTAGCTTTTACGGCTCTGATCGCTGGTATGGGATGCAGCAGTTCCTCTACTACGACGACAACTACCGGTGCGGGCACCTATACCATCACAATTACCGGGGCAGATAGCGTAACCCCGAGTACGATCACGGCCAGCACAAATCTAACCGTTACAATCCAGTAG
- a CDS encoding acyl-CoA dehydrogenase family protein encodes MATLTTPSPIVTRIAGGSFLITDPTPSNCFFPEDFTEEHRQIAQTTADFATNEILPMSDVIEAKDFSVTRRLIKEAGDLGLTSVDIPEEYGGLEMDKRTSAIIADNIAKQGSFSVAFSANVGIGTMPLVWYGTEAQKKKYLPKLASGEFVGAYALSESTSGSDAVNASTRAVLSEDGQSYTLNGEKMWITNAGFADIFTVFAKCEVKEGKDAGKERLTAFLIERGTPGFTVGKEEHKLGIRGSSTCPLILANCVVPKENLLGEVGKGHHIAFNILNVGRYKLGNAAVGASRMTLGNGIRYAKERKAFGKTISEFGLIQEKIADMAVGVFVGEALCYRTVGLIDAALDGVEKNDTAEIQKRIEDYAVECSIVKVWASEMLDKVVDETLQIFAGYGYVEEYPAERAYRDARINRIFEGTNEINRLIITGWLMKSAMSGKLALMPAIKQLMDEVMAGPSPKEDREGPLAGEFALLAAAKKLTLFAAGAATQKYMAKLVDEQEVMAAIADSIIEVYAMESAILRAEKLATGKGSVGSAIPVAMARVYAAGAIERIELASRRIIAAVAEGDMARTQFTILRRLAKHDPADTIALRRQVARHVIQAGKYAV; translated from the coding sequence ATGGCCACTCTAACTACTCCGTCCCCCATTGTCACTCGCATCGCTGGCGGTTCCTTCCTCATTACCGACCCGACGCCCTCCAACTGTTTCTTCCCCGAGGACTTCACCGAAGAGCATCGGCAGATTGCGCAGACGACTGCGGACTTCGCCACCAACGAGATTCTGCCGATGTCGGATGTGATTGAGGCGAAGGATTTCTCCGTCACGCGGCGGCTCATCAAGGAGGCGGGCGATCTTGGGCTGACCTCGGTCGATATTCCCGAGGAGTATGGCGGGCTTGAGATGGACAAGAGGACCTCGGCCATCATCGCGGACAATATTGCGAAGCAGGGCAGCTTCTCAGTGGCGTTTTCGGCGAATGTCGGCATTGGAACGATGCCGCTGGTCTGGTATGGGACGGAGGCGCAGAAGAAGAAGTATCTGCCGAAGCTGGCGAGCGGGGAGTTTGTCGGGGCGTATGCGCTGTCGGAGTCGACGAGCGGGTCGGACGCCGTGAATGCCAGCACGCGGGCGGTGCTGTCGGAGGATGGGCAGAGCTATACGCTGAACGGCGAGAAGATGTGGATCACGAACGCGGGCTTTGCCGACATCTTTACCGTCTTCGCGAAGTGCGAGGTGAAGGAGGGCAAGGACGCCGGGAAGGAGAGGCTGACGGCGTTTCTGATCGAGCGGGGCACGCCGGGGTTCACGGTGGGGAAGGAGGAGCACAAGCTCGGCATTCGGGGCAGCTCGACGTGTCCGCTGATCCTGGCGAACTGCGTTGTGCCGAAGGAGAATCTGCTGGGCGAGGTGGGCAAGGGGCACCATATCGCCTTCAATATCCTCAACGTCGGCCGCTACAAGCTGGGTAACGCCGCCGTTGGGGCTTCGCGTATGACGCTGGGCAACGGCATCCGCTATGCGAAGGAGCGCAAGGCCTTTGGAAAGACGATCTCGGAGTTCGGTCTGATCCAGGAGAAGATCGCCGACATGGCTGTGGGAGTGTTTGTGGGTGAGGCGCTCTGCTACCGGACGGTCGGCCTGATCGACGCCGCGCTCGATGGGGTAGAGAAGAACGATACGGCGGAGATCCAGAAGAGGATTGAGGACTATGCCGTCGAGTGCTCGATTGTGAAGGTGTGGGCCAGCGAGATGCTCGACAAGGTGGTCGACGAGACGCTACAGATCTTCGCCGGCTACGGCTATGTCGAGGAGTACCCGGCGGAGCGCGCCTACCGCGACGCCCGCATCAACCGGATCTTCGAGGGCACGAACGAGATTAATCGGTTGATCATCACCGGCTGGCTGATGAAGTCAGCGATGTCGGGCAAGCTGGCCCTGATGCCTGCTATTAAACAGCTTATGGATGAGGTGATGGCTGGGCCGAGCCCCAAAGAGGACCGCGAGGGTCCGCTCGCCGGGGAGTTTGCCCTGCTCGCCGCAGCCAAGAAACTGACGCTCTTTGCTGCCGGGGCCGCCACGCAGAAGTATATGGCGAAGCTGGTCGACGAGCAGGAGGTCATGGCTGCCATCGCCGACAGTATTATCGAGGTCTACGCGATGGAATCGGCTATCCTGCGGGCTGAGAAGTTGGCCACCGGGAAGGGCAGTGTGGGGTCGGCGATCCCCGTTGCCATGGCGCGGGTCTATGCCGCCGGAGCGATCGAGCGGATCGAGCTGGCTTCGCGGCGCATTATCGCTGCCGTGGCCGAGGGGGATATGGCGCGCACCCAGTTCACCATTCTTCGGCGGCTGGCCAAGCACGACCCGGCTGACACGATTGCGCTTCGGCGTCAGGTCGCCCGGCACGTCATCCAGGCAGGGAAGTATGCGGTCTGA
- a CDS encoding thiolase family protein — MRDVIIASAVRTAIGKAPRGTLRTTRPDDLAAVAINGALARIPQLDKAEIEDVILGCAMPEAEQGMNVARVASFRAGLPITASGMTINRYCASGLQSIAIAADRIRSGGAEVIVAGGTESMSYVPFGGNKISVNPWLVENYPGSYMSMGLTAERVASHYGITREQMDQFSYESHQKAIAAIAAGRFEDEIVPVTVTNTVPNGKGRAKPVESTFKQDEGPRADTSLEALAKLKPVFHAKGTVTAGNSSQTSDGAAAAVVMSAERAAALGIPALAKFIAFAYAGCDPEEMGIGPIHAIPKVLKMAGLSLEDIDLFELNEAFAAQSLAVLKVLGIDPAKVNVNGGAIALGHPLGCTGTKLTATLLREMPRRKAKYGIVTMCVGGGMGAAGVFEAVN; from the coding sequence ATGCGTGACGTGATTATCGCCTCCGCTGTTCGTACTGCCATCGGGAAGGCTCCACGTGGAACACTGCGCACGACGCGGCCGGATGATCTTGCGGCGGTTGCGATCAACGGAGCACTGGCGCGGATTCCGCAGCTCGACAAGGCGGAGATTGAGGATGTCATCCTCGGCTGCGCGATGCCGGAGGCGGAGCAGGGGATGAACGTCGCGCGGGTTGCGAGCTTTCGCGCGGGACTTCCCATCACGGCGTCGGGGATGACGATCAATCGCTACTGCGCGTCGGGGTTGCAGTCGATTGCGATTGCGGCGGACCGGATTCGCTCGGGTGGAGCGGAGGTGATCGTTGCGGGGGGCACGGAGAGTATGTCGTATGTGCCGTTCGGTGGCAATAAGATATCGGTCAATCCGTGGCTGGTGGAGAACTATCCGGGCAGCTATATGTCGATGGGGCTGACGGCGGAGCGCGTGGCGAGCCACTACGGCATCACGCGTGAGCAGATGGACCAGTTCTCGTATGAGTCGCACCAGAAGGCGATTGCGGCGATTGCGGCGGGACGGTTCGAGGATGAGATCGTTCCGGTGACGGTTACGAATACGGTTCCGAATGGAAAAGGAAGAGCCAAGCCAGTCGAGTCGACGTTCAAGCAGGATGAAGGGCCGCGTGCCGATACCTCATTGGAGGCGCTGGCGAAGCTGAAGCCGGTATTTCATGCGAAGGGAACGGTGACGGCGGGTAACTCGTCGCAGACGTCGGATGGAGCGGCGGCTGCGGTGGTGATGTCGGCGGAGCGGGCTGCGGCGCTGGGGATTCCGGCGCTGGCGAAGTTTATCGCCTTCGCCTATGCGGGTTGCGATCCGGAGGAGATGGGCATCGGACCGATCCACGCGATTCCCAAGGTGCTGAAGATGGCCGGGTTGTCCCTTGAGGATATCGACCTGTTCGAGTTGAATGAGGCGTTCGCGGCTCAGTCGCTTGCGGTGCTGAAGGTGCTCGGGATCGATCCGGCAAAGGTGAATGTAAATGGTGGAGCGATTGCGCTTGGGCATCCGCTTGGGTGTACAGGGACGAAGCTGACGGCAACGCTGCTGCGGGAGATGCCGCGGCGCAAGGCTAAGTATGGGATCGTGACGATGTGCGTTGGTGGAGGGATGGGGGCGGCTGGGGTGTTTGAGGCAGTGAATTGA